Below is a window of Leuconostoc gasicomitatum LMG 18811 DNA.
CTTCTACTTCATAAATATGTCCTTCTGGAATATCTGTTTTTTCTTGCCATATTTTTTTAGCTTCAGTGTCTTTAGGATAAACTGTGACATATAAAAGTTCTTTATCCAAGCCATACCACTTAGGACTTGTTAATAATTCCCACGCCCAAGGAATACCTTCTTCTTTAAAATAATCACCAATTGAGAAATTACCCATCATCTCAAATAATGTATGGTGTCGTGCTGTTTTACCGACATTCTCAATATCATTAGTTCGAATGGCCTTTTGTGCATTGGTAATTCTTGGATTTTCTGGCACAGCTGATCCATCAAAATATTTTTTCAAAGTCGCAACGCCTGAATTAATCCACAATAAAGTTGGATCATCTTGTGGAATAAGATTTTTTGAAGGCACAATTTCATGGCCCTTTGATGCAAAAAAGTCTAAAAACATTTGACGAATTTGTGAGGAATTGAGTTCTTTCATAATTAATTTCTCCTTAATTTAACTATAAAAAGACCATAACAAAGTGCGGACGCGTGACCGTGGTACCACCGCAATTTGTAATGATCTTTAATCTTTACCTTTAAATCTCATAACGCTGAGGCGCGGTAACTTTTCAGTTACAATATGACCTGAGAGCACAAAATTCACGACGTGTGTTTTACATTAACCAACACATTTCTAATTTGACGTTCTAAAAATTTCGCATATTCAGATTTCATAAATTATTATAGCACATTACCAACCAATATGATTGTCAGTTTCTGGCAAAGTCAATTGGCCGTGTGCTAACTCACTAAATGCCTGTTCCATGATATTAAAAGCATGAGTTAATTGTTTTTCTGTTATCACCAATGGTGGTTGGAAACGCAAGGTGTTACCACGTAAACTAATCATAATCGCGCCCAATTCAAAAATGCGATAAATTAACTTTGTAGTTGCCACATTATCCGGCATACCAGAACTGTCTATAATATCAATTCCACCGTTCAATCCATATAATCGCACATCGCCAATAAACGTATAGCGCTTTGCTGCTTGTTCAAAAAATTCTTGCGCTAGTAATCCTAATTTTTCAGAACGCGCCACCAGATGCTCTTCTGCAATGACATCTAGTGTTGCCAATGCCGCTGCAGCGGTAACAGGATTACCTGCGGTTGTATAGACGTTAGCTGGTGCTGACAAGCTTGACATAATCTCAGTACGGCCAATAACAGCACTTAATGGCAGGCCACTGGCAATTGATTTTCCAATGCTCATCATATCTGGTGCAATACCAAAATGGTCAATCGACCACATCTTTCCTGTCCGTCCTAAACCTTGATTAACCTCATCAACAGCAAAAACAATGCCATTTTCTCTAGTAAATTCATAAACTAATGACATATACTTTTGTGGTGCCTTAATAATACCACCATCACCTTGAATCGGTTCAATGATGACTAGAGCAACTTCATCTGCAGGTAAATAAGTTTCAAATGGTAATTTAAATTGTTTAAATAAGCGTTCCGAAAAATCATCGTCCGATTCTCCGAGTAATCTTTGCGTTTGATCTGGAAAAGGCACTTTAACAATTCCTGGTAAAAGTGGCCCAATATGACGTGCCATATTTAAACTCACGCCAGAAATAGACAATGCACCATATGTTGATCCATGATAAGCACCAGTAAAGCTCACAATATATTGTCGACCCGTGAATCCTCGAGCAAATTTAATCATCGCATCGTTTGCATCTGAACCTGAATTACCAAAGGCAACTTGTTTATCAAAATTTCCAGGTGCCAATTCAGTCAATCGCTTCGCTAGAGCGGCCGTCGTTGTATTAGCAAAATAGGCCGGTGTATACTGAATAAGTTTTTTTGCTTGGGCAGTAATCGCTGCCACAATTTTTGGATGTGAATGTCCAGTATTAGTTGCACTAGCACTGGCTAAAAGATCAATATAATCACGACCATTTGCATCGGTAATTATTGCTCCTTGACCATGATCAATGACTATATCAAAATATTTAACTCGAGTTGCATCTGCTAAATGCATTTTTTCTTCATTCAGAATATCTTGATTTTTTGACATGCAATTCCCCCCTTTTTGCTTACAATAAAAGTCCTGATTTCGCAGGACTTTTGACATTTATTTGCGTGATATTTTACTGTGTTTAGCACCGTAAACAGCGTAAATAATTAAACCAATGACAAACCATCCAAAAGCATAAAATTTTGCTTGATTGTCTAATTCATAGAAAATAAAGCCAGATCCTAATGCTGATAGCGCTGGCATTACTGGATAAAATGGCATTTTAAAGCCTGGTTCTTGAATGTCTTTGCCTTCACGCGGACGCAATGCATAAATCCCAAGTGAAACAATTATAAATGCAATCAATGTACCGGCAGAAATCAAGCCAGCTAACTCTGTAAAACTAAATACAGAACCAATCAAAATTGCAATAATCGATAATACTAACAAAGCATTGTTAGGAAGACCTCTATCATTAACTTTTCCTAAGAAACCAGGTAATAAACCATCTCTACCAAAAGCATACAATAATCGTGAACCAGCAAGCATCATACCGATAATTGCTGTAAACATACCAATCAAAGCCACAATTGATAACAAATTAGACGTAAATTCATGCCCAGAATGCAATAATGCCCATGCAGCAGGAGCCGCATTATTAGCGTATTTTGAATAATGGAACATACCAACTAAGACCAATGATACTGTTACAAAGAGGATTGTTGCAATAATCAAAGAACCGATAATGCCACGCGGCATTGTTCTTTTGGGATCCTTCGCCTCAGCTGAACTGGCAGCAATAGAGTCAAAGCCAATATAAGCCAAGAAAATTTGTGAGGCGCCAGCAAAGATACCTGACCAACCACCAAAGTCTGTCCCAGCCTTATGAGCTGGAATAAATGGTACATAGTTACCTGGATGAATGGCTGTTAAACCAACACCAATGAATATCAAAATAACTAATACTTTACCAACAACCAATACATTTTCGACACGAGCAGTTGTGTTTGTCCCGCGCCACAATAAGACAGCTACGATTAAAACTGCAAATAACGAAGCAATATCAACCACTCCGCCATGTCCAGCAGCAAAAGATCCTGCTAAAGCAGATGGTAAGACGAGATTATGTGATCCAAGAAATAGTTTAAAGTTTGCTGACCAACCAGATGCGACAAAGGCAACGGCAATAAAATATTCCGCTAAAAGCGCCCAGCCAGCAATCCAGCCAAATACTTCTCCAAAAACAACATTTGCCCAAGTATAAGCTGAACCAGCAAATGGTAGAGCGGACGCAAATTCAGAGTAAGCAAAAGCGGCCAGTCCAGACACAATGGCAGCAATAACAAACGAGATTGCAACCGCTGGTCCAGCATGATTCGCAGCCACGATACCAGGCAGTGTAAAGATGGCAGTTGATACAATTGTACCAATCCCCAGTGCCAACATTTCTTTAACCCCTAGTGTTTTACGTAGGTGTGCATCACTAATAGCAAAGCTCGATGGGCTCGCTTTATGAAACCACCCAGTTTTTGTTTTTGATTCCGACATATATTTATTCCCTCCAAAGGTTACAAAAGTTACTTGATAATATTAACATTTTCTAATCTTATTGTCAATAAAAAAACAGAATCGAAATTCTGTTTTAAGCACTTTATGCAAATATAGCCGTCATTATTAAAATAATTATTAGTCCAGTCACTGAAATGATCGTTTCAAGCACTGTCCAAATTTGAAAAGTCTGTTTAACTGATAAATCAAAAAACTCTTTAAAAATCCAAAAGCCGGCATCATTCACATGTGAAGCAATGAGTGAACCTGCACCAATAGCTAATGCCACGAATACTGGTAATAGTGTATTACCTGGATTAGCAGCTAAAATACCTGTCACAATACCTGCAGCTGTCATACCAGC
It encodes the following:
- a CDS encoding aspartate aminotransferase family protein, giving the protein MSKNQDILNEEKMHLADATRVKYFDIVIDHGQGAIITDANGRDYIDLLASASATNTGHSHPKIVAAITAQAKKLIQYTPAYFANTTTAALAKRLTELAPGNFDKQVAFGNSGSDANDAMIKFARGFTGRQYIVSFTGAYHGSTYGALSISGVSLNMARHIGPLLPGIVKVPFPDQTQRLLGESDDDFSERLFKQFKLPFETYLPADEVALVIIEPIQGDGGIIKAPQKYMSLVYEFTRENGIVFAVDEVNQGLGRTGKMWSIDHFGIAPDMMSIGKSIASGLPLSAVIGRTEIMSSLSAPANVYTTAGNPVTAAAALATLDVIAEEHLVARSEKLGLLAQEFFEQAAKRYTFIGDVRLYGLNGGIDIIDSSGMPDNVATTKLIYRIFELGAIMISLRGNTLRFQPPLVITEKQLTHAFNIMEQAFSELAHGQLTLPETDNHIGW
- a CDS encoding APC family permease; translation: MSESKTKTGWFHKASPSSFAISDAHLRKTLGVKEMLALGIGTIVSTAIFTLPGIVAANHAGPAVAISFVIAAIVSGLAAFAYSEFASALPFAGSAYTWANVVFGEVFGWIAGWALLAEYFIAVAFVASGWSANFKLFLGSHNLVLPSALAGSFAAGHGGVVDIASLFAVLIVAVLLWRGTNTTARVENVLVVGKVLVILIFIGVGLTAIHPGNYVPFIPAHKAGTDFGGWSGIFAGASQIFLAYIGFDSIAASSAEAKDPKRTMPRGIIGSLIIATILFVTVSLVLVGMFHYSKYANNAAPAAWALLHSGHEFTSNLLSIVALIGMFTAIIGMMLAGSRLLYAFGRDGLLPGFLGKVNDRGLPNNALLVLSIIAILIGSVFSFTELAGLISAGTLIAFIIVSLGIYALRPREGKDIQEPGFKMPFYPVMPALSALGSGFIFYELDNQAKFYAFGWFVIGLIIYAVYGAKHSKISRK